GCATGCTGCGCAACAACATCCACCACCTGCCCGTGCTGCAGCGGCGCCGTCCGGTAGGCATGATTTCCCTTGCCGACGTCATTCGCTACGAGTCACGCAGCAGCCTCTATCTGGTCAACAGCATCTTCAACAAGACCTCGGTGGAAGGCCTCAAGAGCCTGCTGCCGGATCTGCACGCCACCTTCGTGCGCATGGTCGCCGACGACGCCAGCGCACACATGGTCGGCCGCGCCATGAGCAGCATCGGTCGCGCCTTCACCCGCCGCCTGCTGATTCTCGCCGAGGAAAAGCTCGGCCCGCCGCCAGTGCCTTACTGCTTCATGATCGCCGGCTCGATGGCCCGTGACGAACAACTGCTGCTGACCGACCAGGACAATGCCCTGGTGCTCGACGACAGCTTCAACCCGGAACTGCACGACCCCTACTTCGCCGAAATGGCGCAGTTCGTCAGCAACGGCCTGTCCGCCTGCGGCTACGCCTACTGCAAGGGCGGAATCATGGCCAGCAACCCGAAATGGCGCCAGCCGCTGAAGGTGTGGCGGCAGTACTTCAGCGAATGGATCGAACGGCCCAACCCGGAAACTCTGCTCAACAGCAGCATCTTCTTCGACCTCGACGGCGTGTACGGCAAGACCGCGCTGGTGGAGAACCTCAAGGAAATGCTGGCAGAGAAAGCCAGTGCCACGCCGGCCTTCCTCGCCGCGCTGGCGCGCAACGCGCTCAACCGCACACCGCCGCTGGGCTTCTTCCGCACCTTCGTGATGGAAACCGACGGCCGCCAGAAGAACATCATCAACCTCAAGGGCCGCGGCACCGCGCCCTTGACCGACCTGATCCGCGTGCACGCCCTGGCCTGCGGCTCCAAGGCGCAGAACTCGCTGGAGCGCCTCGATGCCATCGCCGCCACCAAGCTGCTGCCCCAGGAGGCCCTGGATCACCTGCGCTATGCCTTCGAGTTCCTCAGCCTGGTGCGCATCCGCCACCAGGCCCGCGAGGTGGAAGCCGGCAACCCGCCGGACAATTACGTCGAGCCGGAGAAATTCAGCTCCAGCGAGCGTCACCACCTCAAGGAAGCCTTCCAGGTGGTGAGCAACGCGCAGAAGTTCCTGCGCTTCCGCTATCCGGCCCAGCCACTCGCCCGGCCACAATGACGGCGTACCAGAACCAGGACTGGCCGCAACTGTTCGACGAGCTGGCTGCCAGCAGCCAGGACGAACGGCTGCGCGCCTACTACGGCGCCGGCTGCATCGCCGCCGACACGCCGCTGGCCGACGTGCCGCTGGTGGCGCTGGACGTGGAAACCACCGGCCTCGACCCTCGTGAACACGCCATCGTCAGCCTCGGCCTGGTGCCGATGAACCTGCAACGCATCCGCTGCAGCGATGCCCGTTACTGGGTGGTCAAACCCACCAGCGAGCTGAGCGCCGAAT
The genomic region above belongs to Pseudomonas sp. GOM7 and contains:
- a CDS encoding DUF294 nucleotidyltransferase-like domain-containing protein encodes the protein MQIELIEIRDHLNRFAPFDNLPEQTLDEIARQVQVGYFKAGSEILAAGAPIHELHYVRSGAVEIHRRGGELHNRLTEGDIFGQAGLLRGNKVRLGARALEDSLIYFIPGPLFQQLCDQFDSFADFVEAEGQSRLKSALEDSHGKASELMKIKVRKLISRSPVSVPLDMPVQQVAKVMSEQSVSSVIIVNPARRWPNPAQVQVADQQNQVMAGILTDRDLRTRVLAEGLPGDTPVSQVMTPGPVTVQADESVFEAMLCMLRNNIHHLPVLQRRRPVGMISLADVIRYESRSSLYLVNSIFNKTSVEGLKSLLPDLHATFVRMVADDASAHMVGRAMSSIGRAFTRRLLILAEEKLGPPPVPYCFMIAGSMARDEQLLLTDQDNALVLDDSFNPELHDPYFAEMAQFVSNGLSACGYAYCKGGIMASNPKWRQPLKVWRQYFSEWIERPNPETLLNSSIFFDLDGVYGKTALVENLKEMLAEKASATPAFLAALARNALNRTPPLGFFRTFVMETDGRQKNIINLKGRGTAPLTDLIRVHALACGSKAQNSLERLDAIAATKLLPQEALDHLRYAFEFLSLVRIRHQAREVEAGNPPDNYVEPEKFSSSERHHLKEAFQVVSNAQKFLRFRYPAQPLARPQ